GAGCACCGCCGAGGCGCCGTCGTTGATGGGGCTGGCGTTGCCCGCCGTGACGTTCCACTCGATCTGCGGGAAGCGCTCGGCGAAACCAGGGTCGTAGTAGGCGGACCTGAGGCCGGCGAGGGTCTCGGTGGTGCTGCCGGGCCGTACGCACTCGTCGCGCGTGACGCCCTCCAGGGGCGCGACCTCGGCGTCGAAGAGCCCGCTGTCCCAGGCCGCCGCGGCCTTCCGGTGCGAGGAGACGGCGAAGTCGTCCATCTGCTCGCGGCCGATCGACCACTTGGCGGAGATGAGCTCGGCGCTGATGCCCTGCGGGACGAGCCCCTCGGGGTAGCGCTCGGCGATCCCGGGGCCGAAGGGGTCCTTGCCCTCGGGCACGTTCGACCACATCGGCACCCGGCTCATCGACTCGACGCCGCAGGCCACGACGAGGTCGTACGCGCCCGAGAGGACGCCCTGCGCCGCGAAGTGCACGGCCTGCTGGGAGGAGCCGCACTGGCGGTCCACGGTGGTCGCGGGCACCGACTCCGGGAAGCCCGCGGACAGGGCGGCGTAGCGGGTGGTGTTCATGGCCTGCTCGCCGACCTGGTCGACGGTGCCGCCGATGACGTCGTCGATCAGCGCCGCGTCGACGCCGGAGCGTTCGACGAGGGTGCGCAGGGTGTGGGCGAGGAGCTCGACCGGGTGGACGTGCGCGAGGGCGCCGTTCGGC
The genomic region above belongs to Streptomyces coeruleorubidus and contains:
- a CDS encoding thiolase family protein — protein: MRDAVIVEAVRTPIGKGKPNGALAHVHPVELLAHTLRTLVERSGVDAALIDDVIGGTVDQVGEQAMNTTRYAALSAGFPESVPATTVDRQCGSSQQAVHFAAQGVLSGAYDLVVACGVESMSRVPMWSNVPEGKDPFGPGIAERYPEGLVPQGISAELISAKWSIGREQMDDFAVSSHRKAAAAWDSGLFDAEVAPLEGVTRDECVRPGSTTETLAGLRSAYYDPGFAERFPQIEWNVTAGNASPINDGASAVLITSSETAARLGLRPLARLHSFAVTGSDPLLMLTGVVPATEKVLRRASLTLDDIDLFEVNEAFASVVLAWQQETGADLERVNVHGGAIALGHPLGASGTRLTTTLVHAMRERGARYALQTMCEAGGLANAMVLERV